Proteins encoded together in one Alteribacter keqinensis window:
- a CDS encoding ABC transporter ATP-binding protein, translating into MEHVIEMNNIRKEFPGIVANDNITLQVKQGEIHALLGENGAGKSTLMNVLFGLYQPEKGEIKVRGEKVAITNPNVANDLGIGMVHQHFMLVQKFTVTENIILGSEPTKGMNINIRKAEKDVAAISEQYGLRVDPRAKIEDISVGMQQRVEILKTLYRGADILIFDEPTAALTPQEIKELIQIMKNLIKEGKSIILITHKLKEIMSVCDRCTVIRRGKGIGTVNVSDTDENKLAAMMVGREVSFSVEKEPAQPKEPVLSIKGLAVEDSRGVKAVNNLNLEVRSGEILGVAGVDGNGQTELIEAIAGLRKVSAGTISLSGKDITGLKPRKVTESGVGHIPQDRHKHGLVLDFTIGENILLQTYYQKPYSSNTVLNYTKMYEKARSLIEEYDVRTPNERTPARALSGGNQQKAIIAREVDRSPDLLIAAQPTRGLDVGAIEFIHKKLIEERDMGKAVLLVSLELDEVLNVSDRIAVIYEGQIVDIVDADKTNERELGLLMAGGKRKEGES; encoded by the coding sequence ATGGAACATGTAATTGAAATGAACAACATTCGTAAAGAGTTTCCCGGTATCGTTGCGAATGACAACATCACATTGCAGGTCAAACAAGGCGAAATTCATGCGCTTCTGGGTGAAAACGGAGCAGGTAAATCTACGTTGATGAACGTCTTGTTCGGCTTGTACCAGCCTGAAAAAGGTGAAATTAAAGTACGGGGCGAAAAAGTAGCCATTACAAACCCGAATGTAGCAAATGATTTGGGAATCGGAATGGTTCACCAGCACTTTATGCTCGTCCAGAAGTTTACAGTAACAGAAAACATTATCCTTGGCAGTGAACCTACAAAAGGAATGAATATCAATATCCGCAAAGCGGAAAAAGACGTAGCAGCTATTTCCGAGCAGTACGGGCTTAGAGTAGACCCGAGGGCTAAAATTGAAGACATTTCAGTAGGAATGCAGCAACGTGTGGAGATCTTGAAAACACTCTACCGCGGAGCTGACATTCTGATCTTTGACGAGCCTACGGCTGCCCTTACGCCTCAGGAAATCAAAGAGCTGATTCAGATCATGAAAAACCTGATCAAAGAAGGAAAGTCCATCATCCTAATTACTCATAAACTGAAAGAAATTATGAGTGTCTGTGACCGCTGTACGGTTATCCGCCGGGGAAAAGGCATTGGTACAGTAAATGTTTCCGACACGGATGAAAACAAGCTTGCGGCGATGATGGTCGGCCGGGAAGTAAGCTTCTCTGTTGAAAAGGAGCCAGCACAGCCTAAAGAGCCGGTTCTTTCCATTAAAGGTCTGGCAGTAGAAGATTCGAGAGGGGTTAAGGCAGTAAACAACCTTAATCTTGAAGTACGCTCCGGGGAAATCCTCGGTGTTGCCGGGGTTGATGGAAACGGTCAGACAGAACTGATTGAAGCCATTGCCGGGCTCCGTAAAGTATCTGCAGGAACGATTTCATTAAGCGGTAAGGACATTACCGGGTTAAAACCGAGAAAAGTAACGGAATCCGGTGTGGGACATATCCCACAGGACCGTCATAAGCATGGGCTTGTTCTGGACTTTACAATCGGAGAAAACATTCTTCTTCAGACGTATTACCAGAAACCCTATTCGTCCAACACCGTTCTCAATTATACAAAAATGTATGAAAAAGCGCGGAGCCTGATTGAAGAGTATGATGTGCGCACGCCGAATGAGCGGACCCCTGCAAGAGCCTTGTCAGGCGGTAATCAGCAAAAAGCGATTATCGCAAGAGAAGTGGATCGTTCACCGGACCTTCTGATTGCCGCACAGCCGACACGTGGTCTGGATGTTGGTGCGATTGAGTTTATTCATAAAAAGCTCATTGAAGAACGGGATATGGGTAAAGCAGTCCTTCTCGTGTCACTCGAGCTTGATG